The following coding sequences are from one Paenibacillus stellifer window:
- a CDS encoding Atu2307/SP_0267 family LLM class monooxygenase, producing MELGISSFVETTPDVQTGETMSHAQRLREVVEEMVLADEVGLDVFGVGEHHRPDFAASSPAVVMAAAAALTRRIRFTSAVTILSSADAVRVFQDFATLDGLSGGRAEIMTGRGSFLESFPLFGYDLKDYEELFEEKLDLLLKLQQSEQVDWSGRHRPAIPNLGVYPRPVQNPLPIWIGSAGSPESAVRAGELGLPFALAIIGKVNPSDYAEQVRLYKEAAARAGHDVSRLPVASHSHGYVAETNEEALEQFFPSTYARTNVRAIEKGLPPYQRSDYEAACRFDGALYVGDPMTVARKIIHLRKHVGITRFLLHLPHGTMPHAEVMKAIRLFGTKVAPLVRQEAPDWERLKG from the coding sequence GTGGAACTTGGAATTAGCAGCTTTGTAGAAACAACTCCCGACGTTCAGACGGGTGAAACGATGAGTCATGCGCAGCGTCTGCGTGAAGTGGTGGAAGAGATGGTGCTTGCGGATGAGGTGGGACTGGATGTTTTCGGCGTGGGTGAGCATCATCGTCCCGATTTTGCCGCTTCCTCGCCGGCGGTGGTGATGGCGGCTGCGGCTGCATTGACCCGGCGCATCCGCTTCACCAGCGCGGTCACCATTTTATCCTCGGCCGATGCCGTCCGGGTATTTCAGGATTTTGCAACGCTTGACGGTCTATCGGGAGGACGTGCGGAGATCATGACCGGCCGCGGCTCGTTTCTGGAGTCGTTTCCGTTGTTCGGTTATGATCTGAAGGACTATGAGGAGCTGTTCGAGGAGAAGCTGGACCTGCTTCTGAAGCTGCAGCAATCGGAGCAGGTCGACTGGAGCGGCAGACACCGGCCCGCCATCCCGAATCTCGGGGTATACCCGAGGCCGGTGCAGAACCCCCTGCCGATCTGGATCGGCAGCGCCGGAAGTCCGGAATCCGCGGTCCGCGCCGGAGAGCTTGGATTGCCTTTTGCGCTGGCGATTATCGGCAAGGTGAATCCTTCCGATTACGCCGAGCAGGTGCGGCTCTATAAGGAAGCGGCGGCAAGGGCCGGACATGATGTTTCCCGGCTGCCGGTAGCGTCGCACTCGCATGGATATGTCGCCGAGACGAATGAAGAAGCACTGGAACAGTTTTTCCCTTCCACCTATGCCAGAACGAACGTGCGGGCAATCGAGAAAGGACTGCCGCCGTATCAACGTTCGGATTACGAGGCTGCCTGCCGTTTTGACGGCGCGCTCTATGTGGGAGATCCAATGACCGTCGCCCGAAAAATCATCCACCTGCGCAAGCATGTGGGGATTACGCGGTTTTTGCTGCACTTGCCGCATGGCACGATGCCGCACGCGGAGGTAATGAAGGCGATAAGGCTGTTC
- the hcp gene encoding hydroxylamine reductase, with amino-acid sequence MSSMFCFQCQEAAKGTGCTIQGVCGKTDDVANLQDLLLYTLKGISVYAAKGRELGVIDFASEQFIVKSLFATITNANFDREGFIARVREGLAIREQWKNRLAGSLAAIPLGSHDAVQWSLATDAELEDKAAQVGVLATENEDVRSLRELLTYGIKGMAAYMEHAAVLGYHDAEAQAFLERGLAATLDNGLTADELVGLVMECGKHGVTVMALLDQANTETYGNPEITKVNIGVGSRPGILISGHDLKDMEELLKQTEGTGVDVYTHSEMLPAHYYPAFKKYSHFVGNYGNAWWKQNEEFASFNGPILMTTNCVVPPKDSYKDRLYTTGNTGYPGVKHIEDGKDGAPKDFSVIIEQAKASEPPVEIETGEIVGGFAHAAVMGVADQVVEAVQTGAIKRFFVMAGCDGRMKSRNYYTDFAQALPNDTVILTAGCAKYKYNKLDLGDIGGIPRVLDAGQCNDSYSLVVIALKLKEVFGLDDINDLPISYNIAWYEQKAVIVLLALLYLGVKNIHLGPTLPAFLSPNVANILVETFGIGGITTVDEDVERFLSVV; translated from the coding sequence ATGAGCAGCATGTTCTGCTTTCAATGCCAAGAAGCCGCGAAAGGTACGGGCTGCACCATACAGGGTGTATGCGGCAAGACCGACGACGTCGCCAATCTGCAGGATCTTCTGCTGTACACGCTGAAAGGCATTTCCGTGTATGCGGCGAAGGGCCGCGAGCTTGGGGTAATCGATTTCGCATCGGAGCAGTTCATCGTCAAAAGCCTGTTCGCGACCATCACCAACGCCAATTTTGACCGCGAAGGCTTTATCGCCCGGGTTAGAGAGGGCTTGGCGATTCGGGAGCAGTGGAAGAACAGACTGGCCGGTTCCCTGGCTGCTATTCCGCTTGGAAGCCATGACGCCGTTCAGTGGTCGCTGGCGACCGATGCCGAGCTTGAGGACAAAGCGGCTCAGGTCGGCGTGCTGGCGACGGAGAACGAGGATGTCCGCTCCCTGCGGGAGCTGCTCACCTACGGCATCAAAGGGATGGCCGCCTATATGGAGCACGCTGCGGTTCTCGGTTATCACGACGCAGAGGCCCAAGCCTTCTTGGAGCGCGGCCTGGCCGCTACGCTGGACAATGGACTCACAGCGGATGAACTGGTCGGACTCGTGATGGAATGCGGCAAGCACGGCGTTACCGTCATGGCGCTGCTTGACCAGGCCAACACGGAGACCTACGGCAATCCGGAGATCACGAAGGTCAATATCGGCGTAGGCAGCCGTCCCGGCATCCTGATAAGCGGCCATGATCTGAAGGACATGGAAGAGCTGCTGAAGCAGACGGAAGGCACAGGCGTTGATGTGTATACACACAGCGAAATGCTCCCCGCCCATTACTATCCGGCTTTCAAGAAATACAGCCATTTTGTCGGCAATTACGGCAATGCCTGGTGGAAGCAGAATGAGGAGTTCGCGAGCTTCAACGGCCCGATTCTCATGACGACCAACTGTGTCGTGCCGCCGAAGGATAGCTACAAGGACCGGCTCTACACGACCGGCAACACAGGCTATCCGGGCGTGAAGCATATCGAAGACGGCAAGGATGGAGCACCGAAAGACTTCTCGGTGATCATCGAGCAGGCCAAGGCCTCCGAGCCTCCCGTGGAAATAGAGACCGGAGAGATTGTCGGCGGCTTCGCTCACGCAGCTGTAATGGGCGTGGCGGACCAGGTTGTAGAGGCGGTACAGACCGGGGCGATCAAGCGCTTCTTCGTCATGGCCGGCTGCGACGGACGGATGAAGAGCCGGAACTACTATACAGACTTTGCCCAGGCGCTGCCGAATGACACGGTCATCCTGACGGCAGGCTGCGCCAAATACAAGTACAACAAGCTCGACCTCGGCGATATTGGAGGCATTCCTCGCGTGCTGGATGCGGGCCAGTGCAATGACTCCTATTCACTGGTCGTCATCGCCTTGAAGCTGAAAGAGGTATTCGGTCTGGACGACATCAACGACCTGCCGATCAGCTACAACATTGCCTGGTATGAGCAAAAAGCCGTCATCGTGCTGCTGGCGCTGCTCTATCTTGGCGTCAAGAACATCCATCTCGGCCCGACGCTGCCGGCCTTCCTGTCGCCGAACGTGGCGAACATTCTGGTGGAGACCTTCGGAATCGGCGGCATTACGACCGTGGACGAGGATGTGGAGCGTTTCCTGTCGGTTGTGTAA